The Capra hircus breed San Clemente chromosome 2, ASM170441v1, whole genome shotgun sequence genome window below encodes:
- the MTFR1L gene encoding mitochondrial fission regulator 1-like codes for MEANVTIPIWQNKPHGAARSVVRRIGTNLPLKPCPRASFETLPNISDLCLRDVPPVPTLADIAWIAADEEETYARVRSDTRPLRHTWKPSPLIVMQRNASVPNLRGSEERLLALKKPALPALSRTTELQDELSHLRSQIAKIVAADAASASLTPDFLSPGSSNVSSPLPCFGSSFHSTTSFVISDITEETEIEVPELPSVPLLCSASPECCKPEHKATCSSSEEDDCVSLSKASSFADMMGILKDFHRMKQSQDLSRSSLKEEDPAVLISEVLRRKFALKEEDISRKGN; via the exons ATGGAAGCCAATGTG ACCATCCCAATCTGGCAAAATAAGCCGCATGGCGCTGCTCGAAGTGTAGTGAGGAGAATTGGGACCAACTTGCCCCTGAAGCCATGTCCCCGGGCATCCTTTGAG ACCCTGCCCAACATCTCTGACCTGTGTCTGAGGGATGTGCCCCCAGTTCCTACCCTGGCTGACATCGCCTGGATTGCTGCAGATGAAGAGGAGACTTATGCCCGGGTCAG GAGCGATACACGCCCCCTGAGGCACACCTGGAAGCCCAGCCCTCTGATTGTCATGCAGCGCAATGCCTCAGTGCCCAACCTGCGTGGGTCGGAGGAGAGGCTCCTGGCCCTGAAGAAGCCAGCCCTGCCAGCCCTCAGCCGCACCACCGAGTTGCAGGATGAGCTGAGCCACCTGCGCAGCCAGATTGCCAAAATAGTGGCAGCTGATGCAG cCTCGGCTTCTTTAACGCCAGATTTCTTATCTCCAGGAAGTTCAAATGTCTCTTCTCCCTTACCTTGTTTTGGATCCTCATTCCACTCTACAACTTCCTTTGTCATTAGTGACATCACCGAGGAGACCGAGATAGAGGTCCCTGAGCTTCCATCAGTCCCCCTGCTTTGTTCTGCCAGCCCTGAATGTTGCAAACCAGAACACAAAGCTACCTGCAGCTCATCTGAAGAGGATGACTGCGTCTCTCTGTCCAAGGCCAGCAGCTTTGCAGATATGATGGGTATCCTCAAGGACTTCCACCGGATGAAGCAGAGCCAAGACCT GAGCCGGAGTTCACTGAAGGAGGAAGATCCTGCTGTTCTTATCTCTGAGGTCCTAAGGAGGAAGTTTGCTCTGAAGGAAGAAGATATCAGTAGAAAAGGGAACTGA
- the AUNIP gene encoding aurora kinase A and ninein-interacting protein has translation MRRRDPEKEEEACGVWLDAAALKRRKAQTHLIKSGTKMLTLLPGERKAKISFTQRSCPSAGTRQTSIASFLTLQPGKTNGADQRSVSSHTESWTNKESKEDTAQMEHLTQGLRDDFTAPPLATSTPADIQEARLSPQSLKASCHHGIGTPYLTVPSLFRPDTSVCAGESKASLACSFTQDLESSCLQDQKEGEDSSCEREWLHGSKKNNYQSVERHSKTTGHKGHQLLDKTNWENVSAKSNRQAPVLQTYKDSWHRANTKAVKQSSCPIPEFSWDSEKNDKDSWSQLFTEDSQGQRVIAHNSRAPFRDVTNDQNQGYGQVPNSLWAQCQDRTTQFNLQPDLLFTQDSEGNQVIRHQA, from the exons aCACATTTAATCAAGTCAGGCACCAAAATGTTAACACTCCTTCCTGGAGAGAGAAAAGCTAAAATTTCTTTTACTCAAAGAAGCTGTCCATCTGCAGGCACTCGGCAGACCAGCATTGCTTCCTTCCTCACCTTGCAGCCAG GAAAGACAAACGGTGCTGACCAGAGGAGTGTTTCATCTCATACAGAAAGTTGGACCAACAAAGAGTCTAAGGAAGACACAGCCCAGATGGAACATCTGACCCAGGGCTTGCGGGATGACTTCACGGCACCCCCTTTAGCCACTTCAACCCCTGCAGACATCCAGGAAGCTAGACTTTCTCCTCAGTCTCTGAAGGCTTCTTGCCACCATGGAATAGGAACCCCATACTTGACTGTGCCGTCTTTGTTCCGGCCTGATACCTCAGTCTGTGCTGGAGAGAGTAAGGCCTCACTGGCCTGCTCCTTCACCCAAGACCTGGAGAGTTCTTGCTTGCAGGACCAAAAAGAGGGAGAGGATTCATCCTGTGAAAGGGAATGGCTTCATGGatctaagaaaaataattatcagAGTGTGGAGAGACACAGTAAAACAACTGGGCACAAGGGCCATCAGCTCTTGGATAAGACTAACTGGGAAAATGTGTCTGCCAAAAGCAACAGGCAGGCCCCTGTCCTTCAAACATACAAGgattcctggcacagagcaaaCACGAAAGCAGTGAAACAAAGCTCTTGCCCTATTCCTGAGTTTTCCTGGGACAGTGAAAAAAATGACAAGGACTCCTGGAGTCAGCTTTTCACCGAGGATTCTCAGGGCCAGCGGGTCATTGCCCACAACTCTAGAGCTCCTTTCCGAGATGTAACCAACGACCAAAATCAGGGCTATGGGCAGGTTCCTAATAGCCTTTGGGCTCAGTGCCAGGACAGGACCACCCAGTTCAATCTGCAGCCTGATTTGCTCTTTACCCAGGACTCTGAAGGTAATCAAGTTATCAGGCACCAAGCCTAA